In Pelosinus sp. UFO1, one genomic interval encodes:
- a CDS encoding Gfo/Idh/MocA family protein, translating into MKRTNWGILSTGTIAKKFATTISQLSECGNIIAVASRKEETAKQFAIEYQIPKAYTNYRELAEDPEIDVIYIATPHSFHYENAKLCLENGKNVLCEKSFTTNATQARELIALAREKNLFIMEAFWTKFLPAYQELHRIIKDGVIGEITHFRAQYGFAPTGARYIRKFDPQLAGGALLDIGVYAIGVAAMVLGYNPKEVHSKGIIGEYGTDTFNSIMLDYENGVTAHLITTIGSIIDPQAVVFGTKGHILLREFSALQSFQVVLDNGTQYIKDFPFVINGFEYQINEVERCLRNHAVESSVMTHKNTIDVMSLMDKIRSDWGLRFPCE; encoded by the coding sequence ATGAAAAGAACAAACTGGGGTATTCTTTCAACAGGCACGATTGCCAAGAAATTTGCAACCACCATTTCTCAATTATCTGAATGTGGAAATATCATCGCAGTTGCATCGCGAAAAGAAGAAACTGCAAAACAGTTTGCAATAGAATATCAAATTCCAAAGGCATATACTAACTACAGAGAGTTAGCAGAAGATCCAGAAATTGATGTAATATATATTGCTACACCCCATTCTTTCCACTATGAAAACGCAAAACTCTGCCTGGAAAATGGTAAAAATGTATTGTGCGAGAAATCATTTACTACAAATGCTACACAAGCTAGAGAACTTATAGCACTTGCTAGAGAAAAGAATCTGTTCATTATGGAGGCTTTTTGGACAAAGTTTCTACCTGCTTACCAGGAGTTACATAGAATCATTAAGGACGGTGTAATCGGAGAGATAACTCACTTTCGAGCACAATATGGATTCGCACCAACAGGTGCAAGATATATAAGAAAATTTGACCCTCAGTTAGCTGGTGGAGCTCTTTTAGATATTGGAGTTTATGCTATAGGGGTTGCTGCTATGGTTTTGGGATATAATCCCAAAGAGGTACATTCTAAAGGGATTATTGGCGAATATGGAACAGATACGTTTAACAGTATTATGCTGGATTACGAAAATGGCGTAACAGCCCATTTGATAACGACAATTGGTTCGATAATTGATCCCCAGGCAGTTGTTTTCGGTACAAAAGGTCATATCTTATTACGTGAATTCTCTGCATTGCAAAGTTTCCAGGTAGTATTGGATAATGGTACTCAATACATAAAAGATTTTCCTTTTGTTATAAATGGTTTTGAATACCAAATCAATGAGGTGGAAAGATGTCTAAGAAATCATGCAGTAGAGAGTAGTGTTATGACACACAAAAACACTATAGATGTAATGAGTCTAATGGACAAAATTCGTTCCGATTGGGGTCTACGGTTTCCCTGCGAGTAA
- a CDS encoding methyl-accepting chemotaxis protein, protein MSNLSGQEIVRMFTELAPYINEIFVEDVGVSVIKEGMYTAYVPGKSFDLGVRPGEPMKGQVCEQCIGSGKRIVRMISREQSAFDVPYIACAFPIKEGNKAMGCVITTQAVINQEKVHTIAGTLAESSDDFTASMDTLATGANELSALCNDLGNLSKELAATIKQTDDIVDFIKNISNQTNLLGLNAAIEAARVGEAGRGFGVVAEEIRKLATVSAESVKNINSSLKKTQDSIEIMNKKVANIDNTVQSQENSIQKMAKASQELASMAGELSNVSDSMINGTK, encoded by the coding sequence GTGTCAAATCTTTCGGGACAGGAAATCGTGAGGATGTTCACAGAACTGGCGCCTTATATCAATGAAATATTTGTGGAAGATGTTGGTGTTTCGGTTATTAAGGAGGGCATGTATACAGCCTATGTACCAGGGAAGAGCTTTGATTTAGGTGTTAGACCGGGAGAACCGATGAAAGGACAAGTCTGCGAGCAATGTATCGGGTCAGGGAAGCGCATTGTCCGTATGATATCCCGAGAACAGTCAGCTTTTGATGTTCCCTATATTGCCTGTGCCTTTCCGATAAAAGAAGGTAATAAGGCAATGGGATGTGTGATAACAACCCAGGCCGTTATTAATCAGGAAAAGGTTCATACTATAGCTGGAACCTTGGCAGAATCATCTGATGATTTTACCGCTAGCATGGATACATTGGCTACAGGCGCGAATGAATTATCAGCCCTGTGTAATGATTTGGGCAATCTGAGTAAAGAATTAGCTGCTACAATTAAACAAACGGACGATATTGTGGACTTCATAAAAAATATATCAAATCAGACGAATCTTCTTGGACTTAATGCGGCAATTGAGGCAGCACGTGTAGGGGAAGCTGGCAGAGGTTTTGGTGTAGTTGCAGAAGAAATTCGTAAACTGGCAACAGTAAGTGCTGAATCAGTTAAAAACATTAATTCTTCCTTGAAGAAAACCCAGGATTCAATTGAGATTATGAATAAAAAGGTCGCCAATATAGATAACACAGTTCAAAGTCAAGAAAACTCTATTCAAAAGATGGCAAAAGCTAGCCAAGAGCTGGCTTCAATGGCTGGGGAGTTATCTAATGTTTCCGATAGTATGATAAATGGCACAAAATAG
- the accC gene encoding acetyl-CoA carboxylase biotin carboxylase subunit: MFKKVMIANRGEIAVRIIRACREMGIATVAVYSEADKQALHVKLADEAYCIGPAASKDSYLNISSLLSVATNAQADAIHPGYGFLAENAEFAEICASCHITFIGPDAEAIRKMGAKAIARETMQEADVPIVPGTDGIIEDVKTAIKVAKNIGYPVIVKATAGGGGKGMRVAENEEALIKAIRQAQKEAEITFGNAGVYLEKYLEEPRHVEIQLMADKHGNVVYLGERDCSIQRRHQKLVEEAPSPALDQTLREQMGKAAVLAAKAVNYHGAGTVEFLLDKHGKFYFMEMNTRIQVEHGVTEAITGIDLIQEQIAVAAGRPLSFSQEEVTINGWAIECRINAENPANQFMPSPGRVEKYLPPGGFGVRIDSAVYPGYEISHFYDSMVTKVIVWGKNRQEAIQRMRRVLREFVIEGIHTTIPFHQILLNHEMFIKGDFNTGFLEKYKKDFEQINNNPLESRMKKFI; the protein is encoded by the coding sequence ATGTTTAAAAAAGTAATGATTGCCAATCGAGGCGAAATCGCGGTGAGAATTATCAGGGCTTGCCGTGAAATGGGAATTGCAACTGTTGCGGTCTATTCAGAAGCAGATAAGCAAGCATTACATGTAAAGTTGGCAGATGAGGCCTATTGTATTGGACCTGCTGCGTCGAAAGACAGCTATTTAAATATAAGCAGTTTGTTAAGTGTAGCGACGAATGCCCAGGCAGATGCCATTCATCCTGGATATGGATTTTTGGCAGAAAATGCAGAGTTTGCTGAGATTTGTGCCAGCTGTCATATTACATTCATTGGTCCGGATGCAGAGGCTATTCGCAAAATGGGTGCGAAAGCGATTGCCAGGGAAACCATGCAAGAGGCAGATGTACCCATTGTTCCTGGTACGGATGGAATTATTGAAGATGTGAAGACCGCTATCAAGGTAGCTAAAAACATTGGCTATCCTGTCATTGTGAAGGCAACGGCTGGCGGTGGCGGCAAAGGAATGCGAGTGGCGGAAAATGAGGAAGCATTAATCAAAGCTATTCGTCAGGCCCAGAAGGAAGCAGAGATTACTTTTGGCAATGCTGGCGTATATCTGGAAAAATATTTGGAAGAGCCTAGACATGTGGAAATACAGCTTATGGCTGATAAACATGGTAATGTGGTATATCTTGGTGAGCGGGATTGCTCCATTCAGCGCCGGCATCAGAAACTGGTGGAAGAAGCTCCTTCGCCTGCTCTTGATCAAACATTGCGAGAGCAAATGGGGAAGGCCGCCGTACTGGCAGCTAAGGCAGTGAATTATCACGGAGCAGGAACAGTAGAATTTCTATTAGATAAACATGGTAAGTTTTATTTTATGGAGATGAATACTCGCATTCAAGTAGAGCATGGGGTAACAGAAGCCATTACCGGTATTGATTTAATCCAAGAGCAGATTGCTGTAGCTGCAGGCAGACCTCTTTCCTTTAGCCAGGAAGAGGTAACAATCAATGGCTGGGCGATAGAATGCCGGATTAATGCTGAAAATCCAGCAAATCAGTTTATGCCATCACCTGGTCGGGTGGAAAAGTATCTGCCGCCGGGCGGATTTGGGGTACGAATTGATAGCGCTGTATACCCTGGCTATGAGATCTCCCATTTTTATGATTCCATGGTAACAAAAGTCATTGTCTGGGGGAAAAATCGCCAAGAGGCTATTCAAAGAATGAGGCGAGTGCTAAGGGAATTTGTTATCGAGGGAATTCATACGACTATTCCTTTTCATCAGATATTGCTCAATCATGAGATGTTTATCAAGGGCGATTTTAATACTGGTTTTTTGGAAAAATACAAGAAGGACTTTGAGCAGATCAATAATAATCCTTTGGAATCCAGAATGAAAAAGTTTATCTAA
- a CDS encoding DUF979 domain-containing protein, producing the protein MIISLTYIYYIAGLFVALIALLAIRDNGNSKRILTGIFWALYAISFLFGTVIDPMYVGGMVILMAIIAGFGGVGMGKHVEATEQQRMTQSQKLGNWLFMPALLIPIITVFGTVGLKDVKIAGLDLFDKGNITLVSLGVACVIALLATMLLTKEKGMQPIRESRRLIDAIGWAAVLPQMLATLGALFAAAGVGQVVSNLVSAAIPVDNRFLVVFAYTVGMALFTMVMGNAFAAFPVMTAGVGLPLIVKLHGGDPAVLSAIGMFSGYCGTLMTPMAANYNIVPAALLDLPDKNGVIKAQIPTALMLLTVNVFLMYFLVF; encoded by the coding sequence ATGATTATTAGTCTTACTTATATTTACTATATTGCAGGTCTTTTTGTAGCATTGATTGCATTGCTGGCAATAAGAGATAATGGGAATTCTAAACGAATTTTAACAGGTATATTTTGGGCACTTTATGCTATTTCCTTTTTATTTGGTACCGTCATTGATCCTATGTATGTAGGCGGCATGGTCATTCTAATGGCGATTATTGCTGGTTTTGGCGGCGTAGGTATGGGTAAACATGTGGAAGCCACAGAACAGCAGCGTATGACTCAGTCCCAGAAACTAGGCAATTGGTTGTTCATGCCTGCACTGCTCATACCGATCATTACCGTATTTGGTACAGTAGGATTAAAAGATGTTAAGATAGCAGGCTTAGATTTATTTGATAAAGGCAATATTACCCTTGTCAGTTTAGGTGTTGCTTGTGTAATTGCCTTGCTGGCAACGATGCTGTTAACCAAGGAAAAAGGGATGCAGCCCATTAGAGAGTCACGACGTTTAATCGACGCCATTGGCTGGGCCGCTGTGCTGCCTCAGATGTTGGCAACCTTAGGAGCTTTATTTGCTGCTGCCGGCGTAGGGCAAGTTGTTTCAAATTTAGTAAGTGCAGCAATTCCAGTAGATAATCGCTTTTTGGTTGTTTTTGCCTATACCGTAGGTATGGCGTTATTCACGATGGTAATGGGAAATGCTTTTGCTGCTTTTCCGGTTATGACCGCTGGCGTTGGCTTGCCGCTTATTGTCAAACTGCATGGCGGAGATCCTGCTGTTTTATCGGCAATTGGTATGTTTTCAGGATATTGTGGAACCTTGATGACACCTATGGCTGCTAACTACAATATTGTACCAGCAGCATTGTTGGATTTACCGGATAAAAATGGTGTTATTAAAGCGCAAATTCCAACAGCGCTGATGTTGTTGACCGTGAATGTGTTTCTAATGTACTTTCTTGTATTCTAA
- a CDS encoding DUF969 domain-containing protein, with amino-acid sequence MLTLLGIAVVIVGFVLRFNPLLVVVVAGIVTGLAGNLPLDKILTIFGDAFIKNRYLSIFILTLPVIGLLERNGLKEQAQKLIGNIKVATTGRVLILYLFIRELAAAIGLTALGGHAQMVRPLIAPMAEAAAENKHGNLPEDTRNKIKAFAASADNIGVFFGEDIFIAFGAILLMKGFFEQNGIIMEPLHIAMWGIPTAIAAFVIHGVRLFLLDRKIERDVQNGIATHDKVKGDAAL; translated from the coding sequence ATGTTGACACTTCTTGGTATTGCAGTTGTTATAGTTGGTTTTGTATTACGATTCAATCCGTTGCTGGTGGTAGTGGTTGCTGGTATTGTAACGGGACTAGCGGGAAATCTGCCATTGGATAAGATTCTCACCATTTTCGGTGATGCGTTTATTAAAAATCGTTATCTTTCTATATTCATTCTTACTCTACCTGTTATTGGACTGTTGGAAAGAAATGGCCTGAAAGAACAGGCCCAAAAATTAATTGGAAACATAAAAGTTGCGACTACTGGTCGTGTACTCATCTTATATCTTTTTATTCGTGAATTGGCAGCAGCTATTGGCTTGACGGCTCTCGGAGGCCATGCTCAAATGGTACGTCCGCTAATTGCACCAATGGCAGAAGCGGCAGCCGAAAATAAGCATGGAAATTTACCGGAGGATACCCGCAATAAGATTAAAGCCTTTGCGGCATCTGCCGATAATATAGGAGTATTTTTTGGCGAAGATATTTTTATTGCCTTTGGTGCCATACTGCTGATGAAAGGCTTCTTTGAACAAAACGGAATTATAATGGAGCCTTTGCACATTGCCATGTGGGGCATTCCAACAGCAATTGCTGCCTTTGTTATTCATGGTGTGAGATTATTTCTGCTCGACCGTAAGATTGAGCGTGATGTGCAAAACGGTATTGCTACTCATGACAAAGTAAAGGGGGATGCAGCATTATGA
- the accB gene encoding acetyl-CoA carboxylase biotin carboxyl carrier protein produces the protein MLTFDEIKEIINRVEQSSIQHFELEQKKSKLVISKVAVQKMPVDSPQEPQFTAPKALERTQNLTEEVTDSKTETLHTIVSPTVGTFYAAPEPGADPFVQVGTQIQDKTVVCVLEAMKLFNEVEAGVKGQIVELLVRNGDFIEYGQPLFQVKTEG, from the coding sequence ATGCTTACATTTGATGAAATAAAAGAGATTATCAACAGAGTAGAACAGTCTTCTATACAACATTTTGAATTGGAGCAGAAGAAAAGTAAGCTTGTAATTTCAAAAGTAGCAGTTCAAAAAATGCCGGTTGATTCGCCGCAGGAACCGCAATTCACCGCACCTAAAGCGCTAGAGAGAACGCAAAATCTTACAGAAGAGGTTACGGATTCTAAAACAGAAACCTTGCACACAATTGTGTCCCCCACAGTGGGAACCTTTTATGCGGCTCCAGAGCCAGGGGCAGATCCATTTGTGCAAGTAGGTACGCAAATCCAGGACAAGACCGTCGTCTGTGTATTGGAAGCCATGAAATTATTTAATGAGGTAGAAGCAGGTGTAAAGGGGCAAATCGTAGAGTTATTGGTCCGCAATGGGGATTTTATTGAATATGGGCAGCCCTTATTTCAGGTGAAAACGGAAGGATAA
- a CDS encoding biotin-dependent carboxyltransferase family protein, producing the protein MSIKVMTPGLLTSIQDLGRSGYQKYGVIVSGGMDSYSLRLANMLVGNEEGEAVLEITLVGPTLLLEEDILLAITGGDLSPTINGQPIPMGRPILVKQGSVLKFGVCQSGCRAYLAVRGGYNIPEVMGSKSTYIRAGIGGYQGRALLAGDVLLIKEPQTDLPLLVSLSKKLGSHSFAFTSWYVGKFYTSQKSQEYIIRVMPSSQFEFFTSDSREHFFQQAFKITTQSDRMGYRLAGPRLQLAEPLEMVSEAVALGTIQVPPDGNPIVLLADRQTVGGYPKIAQVAAVDNAYLAQVKPGETIRFQEISLAEAEGLYVAREKEMEQLKIAIQYHLL; encoded by the coding sequence ATGAGCATAAAAGTGATGACACCAGGTCTTCTAACCAGCATACAGGATTTGGGGAGATCTGGGTATCAAAAATATGGCGTCATTGTCAGTGGCGGTATGGATTCTTACTCCTTGCGTCTTGCTAATATGTTAGTTGGCAATGAGGAGGGCGAAGCAGTTCTAGAAATAACATTAGTGGGGCCGACCCTGCTCCTAGAAGAAGATATTCTGTTGGCTATAACAGGAGGAGATTTGTCACCCACTATTAATGGCCAGCCAATTCCCATGGGGAGACCGATTTTGGTTAAGCAGGGAAGTGTTTTGAAATTTGGTGTATGTCAATCAGGGTGCCGTGCTTATTTAGCTGTTCGAGGCGGCTATAACATTCCAGAGGTGATGGGCAGTAAGAGTACCTATATAAGGGCTGGTATTGGCGGTTATCAAGGCAGGGCTTTGCTAGCGGGTGATGTTCTTTTAATAAAAGAGCCGCAAACAGATCTGCCATTGTTGGTGTCATTAAGCAAAAAACTAGGGAGTCACTCCTTTGCCTTTACGTCCTGGTATGTAGGAAAATTCTATACGTCTCAGAAATCCCAAGAGTATATCATTCGGGTTATGCCGAGCAGTCAATTTGAATTCTTTACCTCAGACAGCCGCGAACACTTTTTCCAGCAGGCGTTTAAGATTACCACTCAATCGGATAGAATGGGTTACCGGTTAGCAGGACCTCGCTTACAGCTGGCGGAACCGCTAGAAATGGTTTCTGAAGCTGTTGCACTTGGAACCATTCAGGTACCGCCCGATGGAAATCCAATTGTATTATTAGCGGATCGGCAAACGGTAGGGGGATATCCGAAAATTGCTCAGGTAGCAGCGGTGGATAATGCTTACCTTGCTCAGGTAAAACCAGGCGAAACCATTCGATTCCAAGAAATTTCTTTGGCTGAGGCTGAAGGATTATACGTGGCAAGGGAAAAGGAAATGGAGCAGCTTAAAATCGCAATTCAATATCATTTATTATAG
- the pxpB gene encoding 5-oxoprolinase subunit PxpB, with product MNSVITNVGLEPKILPFGESAILIEFGPGIHPEIHHRVKVLTEYLDTYPLLGMIEYVSAFSSVTIFYNPLEIKKMHGERIEGQVPLSFNILAPLLREIIAKLGEGVDYTPRTVELPVCYGEEFGPDLEYVAEYNHLTVDEVIRIHASGQYLVYMIGFAPGFPYLGGMSEAITTPRRQSPRMSIPAGSVGIAGMQTGVYPIATPGGWQLIGNTPLKLFQPHNNPPSLLQSGDHIRFYPISRKEYEAYKGGRS from the coding sequence TTGAATTCCGTAATTACGAATGTTGGGCTGGAACCTAAGATTCTTCCTTTTGGAGAATCTGCCATTTTAATCGAATTTGGCCCAGGGATTCATCCTGAAATACACCATAGAGTTAAAGTGTTGACAGAATATCTGGATACCTATCCCTTACTAGGAATGATTGAATATGTATCTGCATTTTCCAGCGTTACGATATTTTATAATCCACTGGAAATTAAAAAAATGCATGGGGAAAGGATAGAAGGACAAGTGCCGCTCTCCTTTAATATCCTTGCTCCTTTGTTAAGAGAAATTATTGCAAAATTGGGTGAAGGAGTGGATTATACTCCAAGGACGGTGGAACTCCCCGTGTGTTATGGTGAAGAATTCGGCCCTGATTTAGAATATGTAGCAGAATATAACCATCTTACCGTGGATGAGGTAATCCGAATTCATGCAAGTGGTCAGTATCTTGTTTATATGATTGGTTTTGCGCCTGGTTTTCCTTATTTAGGTGGAATGTCAGAAGCCATTACTACTCCCCGGCGTCAATCGCCCCGCATGTCCATTCCGGCAGGTTCTGTAGGGATTGCTGGTATGCAGACTGGGGTTTACCCTATTGCAACACCTGGCGGCTGGCAGTTAATCGGTAATACGCCCCTAAAACTATTTCAGCCCCATAACAATCCGCCCAGTCTCTTGCAGTCCGGTGATCACATCCGATTTTATCCTATTTCCCGTAAGGAATATGAAGCGTATAAGGGAGGAAGATCATGA
- the pxpA gene encoding 5-oxoprolinase subunit PxpA — MFRVDLNCDLGESFGAYQLGVDENILPFLTSANIACGFHAGDPGVMHKTVKLALENGVAIGAHPGLPDLIGFGRRSIEISSQEAYDMVVYQIGALAGFIKAEGGTMQHVKPHGALYNMAAKRQDLAEAIAEAIYKVDPELILFGLSGSELVFAGEKIGLKTAHEVFADRTYQMDGSLTPRKEPNALITDQKQAVSQVVRMVKEGAVLSQQGKDIFIKADTICIHGDGAHALEFACQIRELLGKSNIAVQAVGIK, encoded by the coding sequence ATGTTTCGAGTGGATTTAAACTGTGATTTAGGAGAAAGTTTTGGTGCTTACCAGTTGGGAGTTGATGAGAATATATTACCTTTCCTCACATCGGCAAATATTGCATGTGGCTTTCATGCAGGAGATCCCGGTGTTATGCACAAAACGGTCAAGCTTGCTCTTGAAAATGGTGTAGCCATTGGAGCTCATCCAGGACTGCCTGATTTAATTGGGTTCGGCAGAAGAAGTATAGAGATCTCTTCTCAAGAAGCCTATGACATGGTTGTATATCAGATTGGTGCTCTTGCTGGTTTTATAAAAGCCGAGGGAGGGACAATGCAGCATGTAAAGCCCCATGGCGCTCTCTATAATATGGCGGCTAAGCGGCAAGATCTTGCTGAGGCTATCGCAGAGGCCATATATAAGGTAGATCCAGAGCTTATTTTATTTGGTCTTTCTGGCAGTGAATTGGTTTTCGCCGGTGAGAAAATTGGCCTCAAAACGGCCCATGAAGTATTTGCGGATCGAACCTATCAGATGGATGGCTCACTAACGCCGCGCAAGGAACCGAATGCTTTGATTACTGATCAGAAACAAGCTGTCTCGCAGGTCGTTCGTATGGTAAAAGAAGGTGCGGTTCTATCTCAACAGGGGAAGGATATTTTCATAAAGGCAGATACGATCTGTATCCATGGTGATGGTGCTCATGCCTTGGAATTTGCCTGTCAGATTCGAGAGTTACTGGGGAAGTCGAACATAGCTGTGCAGGCGGTAGGCATTAAGTAG
- a CDS encoding biotin-dependent carboxyltransferase family protein, which translates to MITTTQQGYFTTIQDEGRWGYQAYGMPISGAMDRYAYQVANLMVGNHRNAAVLEMTGCGAAFKFDEEQFVAVCGADMQGVLNGKPINSWSSFIVPKKGELRFDTAISGYRTYLAIRGGFEVPLVLESRSTCSWAKVGGYEGRSLRQGDVLYVGHDSDFDTKSRSLEPKYFPSYADEIKLRVILGPQDTMFTQEALVTFFENFYIVTNQSDRTGYRLQGARLKHIDKAEIISDAACLGSIQIPSHGMPFIMTADHQTTRGFPKLGSVIQKDLSKLAQARAGDRIRFVLSTEKEAIDALRMERQDYIDILDLCKKSEG; encoded by the coding sequence GTGATTACGACGACGCAGCAAGGGTATTTTACAACCATTCAGGATGAAGGTCGCTGGGGGTATCAGGCATATGGCATGCCTATTTCGGGAGCAATGGATAGGTATGCTTATCAGGTTGCCAATTTAATGGTTGGTAACCATAGAAATGCTGCTGTCCTAGAAATGACTGGCTGTGGAGCAGCGTTTAAATTTGATGAGGAACAATTCGTAGCTGTTTGCGGGGCAGATATGCAAGGAGTTTTAAATGGTAAGCCCATAAATAGCTGGTCATCTTTTATTGTTCCGAAAAAGGGTGAACTTAGATTTGATACTGCTATCAGCGGATATCGAACCTACCTAGCTATTCGTGGTGGATTTGAAGTTCCACTGGTGTTAGAGAGCCGATCGACTTGCTCTTGGGCGAAAGTAGGGGGATATGAAGGAAGATCCTTACGTCAAGGGGATGTTTTATATGTCGGCCATGATAGTGATTTTGATACAAAATCAAGGAGCTTAGAGCCTAAATATTTTCCTTCGTATGCTGATGAAATCAAACTACGAGTGATTCTTGGTCCTCAAGATACTATGTTTACCCAAGAGGCGCTAGTTACTTTTTTTGAAAATTTCTATATTGTAACAAATCAATCAGATCGGACTGGTTATCGACTCCAAGGTGCTAGACTTAAACATATTGATAAGGCTGAGATAATATCTGATGCTGCATGTCTCGGGTCGATTCAAATACCTTCCCATGGTATGCCTTTTATTATGACAGCGGATCACCAGACAACTCGTGGTTTTCCTAAATTAGGATCAGTAATTCAGAAGGATCTATCAAAGTTGGCTCAGGCAAGAGCAGGGGATCGCATTCGCTTTGTTTTGAGTACGGAAAAAGAGGCAATCGACGCCTTACGCATGGAAAGGCAAGATTATATAGATATCCTGGACCTATGCAAGAAGAGTGAGGGTTAA
- the pxpB gene encoding 5-oxoprolinase subunit PxpB: MKEYASEFKMLVAGEHGLVIEFGTVISPAINVLVQQMSRLLQIKKIKGIIEIVPTYRSVTVYFDPLIITRQDLSQFIIELFSEIRQQDVESLSPKIVHVPVCYGGVLGPDIELVARYTGLSAQKMITIHTSKPYLVYMLGFIPGFPYLGGLPSQLAVPRQVKPRTKIPAGSVGIGGSQTGFYPIESSGEWWLIGRTPIKAFNPKSSNPFLFSPGDYLHFVEISIDEYFTIRREVEADKYVPRVSYM, encoded by the coding sequence ATGAAAGAATACGCAAGTGAATTTAAAATGCTGGTTGCTGGCGAACATGGATTAGTAATTGAATTTGGGACTGTTATTTCTCCTGCAATTAATGTACTTGTACAACAAATGAGTAGATTACTTCAGATTAAAAAAATTAAAGGTATTATAGAAATTGTGCCTACGTATCGATCGGTAACAGTTTATTTTGATCCACTAATCATTACTCGCCAAGATTTATCCCAATTTATCATAGAGCTTTTCAGTGAGATTAGGCAGCAAGACGTAGAATCTCTGTCTCCTAAAATTGTTCATGTACCCGTTTGTTATGGTGGTGTTCTAGGCCCTGATATAGAATTAGTGGCAAGGTATACTGGATTATCCGCTCAGAAAATGATAACCATTCATACTTCAAAGCCATATTTAGTCTATATGCTGGGTTTTATTCCCGGTTTTCCCTACTTAGGGGGCTTGCCTAGCCAACTTGCGGTACCACGGCAGGTTAAACCGCGCACTAAAATTCCGGCAGGATCGGTAGGGATAGGTGGCAGCCAAACAGGATTTTATCCAATAGAAAGTTCTGGAGAGTGGTGGTTGATTGGACGTACTCCTATAAAGGCTTTTAATCCAAAAAGTTCTAACCCATTTTTATTTTCGCCGGGTGACTATTTGCACTTTGTAGAGATATCGATCGATGAATATTTTACCATCCGTAGAGAAGTAGAAGCTGACAAATATGTACCTAGAGTGAGTTATATGTAA
- a CDS encoding LysR family transcriptional regulator, with protein sequence MIYLEIRQLRTFMSIVKLGNFSQAAQFLAYTQSTVTTHIQLLEKELNTVLFERFGHQLMLTTDGERLYDYAEKITKLAEDAKNELDNSEVPRGPIIIGMPESLCVYSLTDLLKEYTSLYPNVELKIKFGIGSDFRNLLRKNMMDLAFFLDPKMKEIDLVNKFLWSESIVMVASPSHTLTKSIELGVQDLQEQKLIFIDSGTSYQTMLKDELAKANVRPKTILEICQIQTIKQFVISNLGISFLPLSAVKEEVEAGTLIVLPWRGTEFQVNAYLAYHKDKWLSHAIQAFIKLIHDRLLA encoded by the coding sequence GTGATTTATTTGGAAATTCGACAACTAAGAACCTTTATGAGCATTGTAAAATTGGGTAACTTCTCACAAGCGGCTCAGTTTTTGGCTTATACTCAATCTACAGTGACAACTCATATTCAACTGTTAGAAAAAGAATTAAATACCGTTCTTTTTGAAAGATTTGGACATCAGCTTATGCTAACAACAGATGGTGAAAGGTTATATGATTATGCGGAGAAAATCACTAAACTGGCTGAGGATGCAAAAAATGAATTAGATAATTCTGAGGTACCGCGGGGACCTATTATTATTGGAATGCCAGAATCTTTGTGCGTTTACTCTTTAACAGATTTATTAAAAGAATATACCTCACTTTACCCCAATGTAGAACTCAAGATAAAGTTTGGCATAGGTAGCGATTTTCGTAATTTATTACGAAAAAATATGATGGATTTGGCTTTCTTCCTCGATCCCAAGATGAAAGAGATAGATCTAGTCAATAAATTTTTGTGGTCAGAATCTATTGTGATGGTTGCTTCACCAAGTCATACTCTTACCAAATCGATAGAGTTAGGAGTTCAAGACTTACAGGAACAAAAGCTGATTTTTATTGATTCAGGCACAAGCTACCAAACGATGTTGAAAGATGAGTTAGCAAAAGCCAATGTTCGTCCTAAGACTATTTTAGAAATTTGCCAAATTCAGACCATTAAGCAATTCGTTATAAGCAACTTAGGGATAAGCTTTTTGCCTCTATCTGCTGTCAAAGAAGAAGTTGAAGCAGGTACGTTAATAGTTTTGCCATGGCGGGGGACTGAGTTTCAGGTTAATGCTTACTTGGCCTATCATAAAGATAAATGGCTTTCTCATGCAATCCAAGCCTTTATAAAATTAATTCACGACCGTTTATTAGCCTAG